aatgtcaagtaaaattgcaagcgattacgATTGCAattgagtacgaacacgtaataatcactgtgttgccggctcaaaattaaGGATAAGGGCTATAAGGGGCTATAAGAGCGGCCCTATTAGGGCtcacttcccaatataaagacaattttgagccggcaacacagtgattattacgtgttcgtactcaatgcgtcatattaaaaaaagtaagaaattttccggtccaatgcgcatgtgacgtcgatgtgaactagttttgttgttgttttggcgacagctggttccaggtttaggctaaattgtacattttttgagggtttgatttttcggtttttagGTGTATTTgttctaaatttttaagttcaaaacttgctgtaaaatttaggtagctgttatagaaaactgagtacatggattttgtccaaattaagactgcagacagtcataacctagatgtcgttgcaagccaaaattcagtgtaggtttatgatgtgaatttgcgacagtagcgtcttgatttaatgtactttgcattgaaaagcctatctctttcaGTTGGGTATTGACCCcttaaaatttactttgttttgatAGGACATGTCACTTGGCTGGGGAACTTGCTCGTCACTTGCAAGCACAAGAAGCTCAATCAGTTGATgataaaaataagttaattaatgaaaaagaTGTTCTTTGTGTGGAAATTGCTGGCCTCTGCCATGATCTTGGTTAGCTTTTTCGATAATATGAGACCACAACCTGTAGTTTGTTTTCTATATTGCATGGAAACTGCATTAACATTTTAATAACCTGAACAAAATTAATCCAAATATTGAATTCCGTTGTAGGTCATGGTCCATACTCACATATGTTTGATAACAAATTTCTTCCTAGAGTTGGAATTAATGATTGGAAAGTAAGTTTTGGCTTGCATATACTGTGTATACATTATATGCACTTATATAGATAAGTATGGGTTAAAATTCAATGCTGTTACTCATCAAGTTTGAGCTGTGACGAAAGTTCAAGAATATTgtcaataattaaaaaaaaaacgatagAAAATTTTAGTCCAATTCTTGAATGAATGGACGCCGGGCGAGGTGCAGGAAACTGCCACTTAGAAAGTAAACGTACTAGTTTAATATAAGTAAACGTACTAAcaagtttaatattttttgcgtTCCTGTCTCAAAAAAGTATGTTTAATGAAGTTTTTGATAACTCAGATTGCATTTGGCTGCGATTTGAgttcaaaaatttgcagttaaaCTTTGAttggtaaaaacaaaaatctatGCTTTTTGACCCAACTTCTGTAAAGTCTTCACGGCGTTCATGCCTGAATGAGAAGAAGCTATATCTCGTCATAATCTTATATtaagttttcattaaaatttcatccagATTACTATACTGTAGGTAGCTTTCAAATTTAAGATCATACAAAACTACATTATATATCATACCATTTCACCATTGTTTGTACCATCACTTACTTTAGCACGAAAAAGCATCTTGTGACATGCTTGTGATCATTTGCTGaatcaaaacaaattgaaagCGGAATTTGAAAAAGCAGGTTTGAACACAGAAGAAGATCTTGATTTCATAAAAGAGATGATAATGGGACCTTTAAATGCTACAGACCcggtacaaaaatattttaatatatttatgtatacaatatatatatatataatggtCTTGATATAAAGTAAAATGTTGTAAATTGCTGCCTGCAACACGAGGCGACTGTAGATTCTACACTCTTTATATGttcattaattttatcataaatgTTCATGAACGGTTGCCTAACGAATTTGGTGCAGTACGTATATTGTGTGACATAAacaaatctttaaaaattAATAGTGCTGATTTTACCTGGTTGAAGTCATATAACTTCGATTGGATTagctaaaattttattttaattgacTTACAGTAAATCGAGTTTGAAAAACGATTTggtaacaacttttttgtcaggtaaaatttgtaaaaattaatacTTACTTAATAAACAATTGCTTACGCTGCTTGGTATATAGGATTGGAAGTACAGAGGAAGACCCCGGGAAAAAGGTTTCTTTTATGAGGTAACAAATTGAGTAATTTTGAGAGAGAACTTATTATGTACTGTATCGCAAAACTTAAATAATATCCAAATCTACACGCAGTATCTAAAATAAGAAAACGTGTAATTGAAATTATGActatttttttggaaaaagtttttttggttCATCGTTTATACTGTTTTCTACCTATTTTAAGTATTGTATTATTGTTTTCTTGGCGTTGGTGGTCACatcttttttacatttaattttttatttgacactgtattaatgttttttattaaaaactgtTGTCACATTTTGCTTTGATGTTGCGGTAAATTTTTAATAGGACTTGGTTGGGCtcaataaaaattattgattaattaataaaatgaagTTAACAAGGCTGTCACGTTATTTACTATTAATATACAATAATATTTCAGGGGAAATAGGTATTGATTAAGGACAGGCTACAATATGTTCAAATTACATTTGTATTTCTAGATTGTCTC
The Clavelina lepadiformis chromosome 4, kaClaLepa1.1, whole genome shotgun sequence DNA segment above includes these coding regions:
- the LOC143451679 gene encoding deoxynucleoside triphosphate triphosphohydrolase SAMHD1-like, with translation MAFHLLILFNLECQVKLQAITIAIETCHLAGELARHLQAQEAQSVDDKNKLINEKDVLCVEIAGLCHDLGHGPYSHMFDNKFLPRVGINDWKHEKASCDMLVIIC